The sequence below is a genomic window from Escherichia marmotae.
TAAATGTGCAATCACAGTTAAGCAATACCGCGAATCATAACTGCCGTCAATGCGCAAAATTCACGCCACTGTCATATTTGTGAGCCACACGGACATGTTGGTTGTACAAAAAATGTGAAGAGGAACAAGTTTTTTACTGCGAATTGCACAAAAAAACCGCCTCTGGCAACATGCCGGAGACGGTTATATTTACAAATATTTATAATTAAGGTAGACGCTTTATCTCTTGCGCAATAGCAGCGGCTTCCTGACTCCAGACATTAGCCAGCACTTTGACCATTTCATCGTAACCATCCTGATTTTGTACCCCTTCCAGACGGAACGGCCGTTTGATCAGTTGTCCCTGGTGATTCAATAGCCACTCGCCACTGACAATAACCTTGCCATCATAGCGGCCGTTAAACTCAGTTACGGTTACGTTGAGCGTGTTCTGGGCGCTTCCCAAAGGCTGGGAGGCAACCACCCAACCGGGCAGTTGCGTACTCAGGTTGGCGACCAGGGTGTTGCGCAACTGTTGATCTAGTGGGCTGGCCCACAGGTTGTTGTTGGCAATCACATACTTCACATCGCTGGTTTGATAAACCACGCCATTCCCCGCCAGATAGTCAGGAACTGCGACCTGCTCTACCCATAACAGGCGATTACCCTGGCTGGCGGTACTTTGCGTACCGCTCTGCATAACAGGTAACTGGTAATAGTTTTTATTAATTTCGCCGGAGCTGCATCCGGCCAGCCACAGTGCCGCGATCGTCACTAGCCACTTTTTCATTGTTTCGCCCTCTTCGGCTCTGGATCTTTTTTGTCCTTCGCTTCAAATACCAGCGCGTTGCTCTTCTCATTGAGCGTTTTCAGCACTGGTTGCAATTCACGCAAGACCTGATCAAGACGCTGCATATCCGCCACCATCTTGTTGTAAGCTGCGGAGCCAGGCTGGAAGCCCTGCATACTGCGATTCAGCTCACGCAACGTTGAC
It includes:
- the pqiC gene encoding membrane integrity-associated transporter subunit PqiC, producing MKKWLVTIAALWLAGCSSGEINKNYYQLPVMQSGTQSTASQGNRLLWVEQVAVPDYLAGNGVVYQTSDVKYVIANNNLWASPLDQQLRNTLVANLSTQLPGWVVASQPLGSAQNTLNVTVTEFNGRYDGKVIVSGEWLLNHQGQLIKRPFRLEGVQNQDGYDEMVKVLANVWSQEAAAIAQEIKRLP